The Cicer arietinum cultivar CDC Frontier isolate Library 1 unplaced genomic scaffold, Cicar.CDCFrontier_v2.0 Ca_scaffold_6125_v2.0, whole genome shotgun sequence genome has a window encoding:
- the LOC101503781 gene encoding dnaJ homolog subfamily C GRV2 isoform X2, translated as MKCMQAVTVRPLSSVCALVRFAEEPQMFAIEFSDGCPIHVYASTSRDSLLAAVRDALETESQCAIPILPRLTMPGHRIDPPCGRVYLQYGQQKPVADAESASMHLKHLAAAAKDAVAEGGSIPGSRAKLWRRIREFNACIPYGGLPSNIEVPEVTLMALITMLPAAPNLPPESPPLPPPSPKAAATVMGFIACLRRLLSSRSAASHVMSFPAAVGRMMGLLRNGSEGVASEAAGLVAVLIGGGPGDATATDSKGEWHATIMHNKSVLFANHSYIIILVNRLKPISVSPLLSMAVVEVLEAMICDPHGETTQYTVFVELLRQVAGLKRRLFALFGHPAESVRETVAVIMRSIAEEDAIAAESMRDASLRDGALLRHLLHAFFLPVGERREVSRQLVALWADSYQPALELLSRILPPGLVAYLHTRSDGVLAEDYQEESSIRKRKRRLLQQRKGRTGRVLTSQEQSFPSANNFDVSDSSRQTGVAVIRGLDNYHNTSVDPSSGQTSSIQSSVVHTSENLANGSTGEAQNGYSTVVTSTTATSENSNEAPEVSNSIDPDSSAAGLQNAGIPAPAQVVVENTPVGSGRLLCNWPEFWRAFDLDHNRADLIWNERTRQELRESLQAEVHKLDVEKERTEDIVPGGATLEVMTGTESVPQISWNYSEFSVRYPSLSKEVCVGQYYLRLLLESGSGGRAQDFPLRDPVAFFRALYHRFLCDADTGLTVDGAVPDELGASDDWCDMGRLDGFGGGGGSSVRELCARAMAIVYEQHYKTIGPFAGTAHTTVLLDRTDDRALRHRLLLLLKALMKVLSNVEACVMVGGCVLAVDLLTVVHETSERTSIPLQSNLIAASAFMEPLKEWMYIDKEGAQIGPMEKDAIRRLWSKKAIDWTTRFWASGMLDWKKLRDIRELRWVLASRVPVLTPPQVGDTALSILHSMVSAHSDLDDAGEIVTPTPRVKRILSSPRCLPHIAQAILSGEPSIVEAAAALLKAIVTRNPKAMIRLYSTGAFYFALAYPGSNLLSIGKLFAVTHVHQAFHGGEEAAVSSSLPLAKRSVLGGLLPESLLYVLERSGPAAFAAAMVSDSDTPEIIWTHKMRAENLIRQVLQHLGDFPQKLSQHCHVLYDYAPMPPVTYPELRDEMWCHRYYLRNLCDEIRFPNWPIVEHVEFLQSLLVMWREELTRKPMDLSEEEACKILEITLEDVSSDDVNNKNSFGGADEASSLSKRVENIDEEKLKRQYRKLAMKYHPDKNPEGREKFLAIQKAYECLQATMQGLQGPQPWRLLLLLKGQCILYRRYGDILEPFKYAGYPMLLSAVTVDKDDNNFLSSDRAPLLIAASELVWLTCAFSSLNGEELVRDGGVYLLGTLLSRCMCVVQPTTLGNEPSAIIVTNIMRTFSVLSQFEAARAEILEFSGLIEDIVHCTEFELVPAAVDAALQTIASVSVSSELQDALLKAGVLWYLLPLLLQYDSTAEESNATESHGVGASVQIAKNMHAIRASEALSRLSGLYGDGSLIPYNQTAADALKVLLTPKLSSMLKDQMPKDLLAKLNANLESPEIIWNSSTRAELLKFVDQQRAAQGPDGSYDIKDSHDFIYEALSKELFIGNVYLRVYNDQPDSEISEPEAFCVALIDFISCLLHNQCVEEPNHNVEETINFTETSEHLNEVVDGSVNEHQILNNPGTVSDEQSVGKEEPELIKNLRSALISLQNLLTSNPNLASIFSNKDKLLPLFECFSVAEASDSNIPQLCLAVLSLLTAHAPCLQAMVADGSSLLLLLQMLHSAPSCREGSLHVLYALATTPELAWAAAKHGGVVYILELLLPLTEEIPLQQRAMAASLLGKLVSQPMHGPRVAITLARFLPDGIVSIIRDGPGEAVVVALEQTTETPELVWTPAMAASLSAQISTMASELYREQMKGRVVDWDVPEQASGQQEMRDEPQVGGIYVRLFLKDPKFPLRNPKRFLEGLLDQYLSSIAATHYEAQAVDPELPLLLSAALVSLLRVHPALADHVGYLGYVPKLVAAVAFEGRRETMSTGEMKNGKHADKTNGPDNESTENTQTPQERVRLSCLRVLHQLAASTTCAEAMAATSVGSPQVDNNTFYFKWLSYIPFIQTHFLLIVNSGPYFGREPAEENDLWFT; from the exons ATGAA ATGTATGCAGGCTGTTACTGTTCGTCCTTTATCTTCAGTGTGTGCTCTTGTTCGGTTTGCTGAAGAGCCCCAGATGTTTGCAATTGAATTCAGTGATGGATGCCCCATCCAT GTTTATGCAAGCACATCTCGTGATAGCTTACTTGCAGCAGTTCGTGATGCGTTGGAAACTGAA AGTCAGTGTGCCATACCTATCTTGCCAAGACTAACAATGCCTGGTCACCGTATTGATCCTCCCTGTGGTAGAGTTTATTTGCAATATGGTCAACAGAAACCCGTTGCCGATGCAGAAAGTGCATCCATGCATTTGAAACATTTAGCAGCTGCTGCCAAAGATGCCGTTGCTGAAGGTGGTTCCATTCCTGGATCTAGGGCTAAACTATGGCGCAGAATAAGGGAGTTCAATGCTTGTATACCATATGGTGGGCTGCCTTCAAACATTGAAGTACCAGAGGTTACTTTGATGGCCTTGATTACTATGCTTCCTGCTGCTCCAAATCTTCCTCCAGAGTCTCCTCCATTGCCACCCCCTTCTCCTAAAGCTGCTGCTACTGTGATGGGTTTTATTGCATGTTTACGCAGACTACTTTCTTCAAGAAGTGCAGCTTCACATGTGATGTCTTTTCCAGCAGCAGTTGGAAGGATGATGGGTTTACTCAGAAATGGTTCAGAAGGTGTAGCATCTGAGGCTGCAGGGCTTGTTGCTGTACTCATTGGTGGTGGACCTGGTGATGCAACTGCAACAGATTCTAAAGGAGAGTGGCATGCTACGATTATGCATAACAAGTCAGTGTTGTTTGCTAATCATAGTTATATCATTATCCTTGTCAATAGATTAAAGCCCATATCAGTATCACCATTACTGTCAATGGCTGTTGTTGAAGTGCTTGAGGCTATGATTTGTGATCCGCATGGGGAGACTACCCAATATACTGTTTTTGTTGAGTTGCTACGTCAAGTTGCTGGCTTGAAGCGTCGCTTGTTTGCACTGTTTGGTCACCCTGCTGAAAGTGTTAGAGAAACCGTAGCTGTGATAATGCGGTCAATTGCAGAAGAAGATGCTATTGCTGCAGAGTCTATGAGGGATGCTTCTCTACGTGATGGAGCTTTGTTGAGGCACTTACTACATGCATTTTTTCTTCCTGTTGGTGAGCGGCGAGAAGTTAGTAGACAACTTGTTGCTCTTTGGGCAGATTCCTATCAACCAGCTTTGGAGCTATTATCTCGAATTCTGCCTCCTGGCCTTGTAGCTTATTTACACACACGTTCTGATGGAGTTCTAGCTGAAGACTATCAAGAAGAGTCATCAATTAGGAAAAGAAAAAGACGTTTACTTCAGCAGAGGAAAGGTCGCACAGGGAGAGTATTAACCTCACAAGAACAATCTTTCCCTTCAGCTAATAACTTCGATGTTTCTGATTCAAGTAGGCAGACTGGGGTTGCTGTTATCAGAGGCTTAGATAACTATCATAACACTTCTGTTGACCCAAGTTCTGGACAAACTTCAAGTATTCAATCTTCAGTAGTTCATACTAGTGAAAATTTGGCCAATGGATCTACTGGAGAAGCCCAAAATGGTTATTCAACTGTTGTGACTTCAACTACTGCAACATCAGAAAACTCAAATGAAGCTCCCGAGGTTTCAAATTCCATTGATCCTGACAGCAGTGCAGCTGGTTTGCAGAATGCAGGCATTCCAGCTCCCGCTCAAGTTGTTGTAGAGAACACCCCTGTAGGATCTGGTCGGCTTTTATGTAATTGGCCCGAATTTTGGCGAGCTTTTGATCTTGATCACAATCGGGCTGACTTGATTTGGAATGAGCGCACCAGGCAAGAGTTGAGAGAATCACTACAAGCTGAAGTTCATAAATTAGATGTTGAGAAAGAGCGTACTGAAGATATTGTTCCAGGGGGTGCTACTCTTGAAGTGATGACAGGGACTGAGAGCGTACCACAAATATCTTGGAACTACTCCGAATTTTCTGTTCGCTACCCAAGCTTGTCTAAAGAAGTTTGTGTGGGTCAGTATTATCTGCGTCTGCTGCTTGAGAGTGGCAGTGGTGGCAGGGCACAAGACTTCCCATTGCGTGATCCAGTTGCTTTCTTTAGAGCCCTTTACCATCGGTTTTTGTGTGATGCGGACACGGGGCTTACTGTAGATGGTGCTGTTCCCGACGAGTTAGGTGCATCAGATGATTGGTGTGACATGGGTAGATTAGATGGTTTTGGCGGCGGTGGTGGATCATCAGTGAGAGAGCTTTGTGCAAGGGCAATGGCAATTGTATATGAGCAGCATTACAAGACCATAGGCCCTTTTGCAGGTACAGCTCACACTACCGTTCTCTTGGATAGGACAGATGACAGAGCTTTGAGGCACCGTCTTCTTTTACTTCTGAAG GCATTGATGAAGGTTTTATCGAATGTAGAGGCTTGTGTTATGGTTGGAGGTTGCGTTTTAGCAGTTGATCTGCTTACAGTGGTACATGAAACCTCGGAGAGGACATCCATTCCCTTGCAATCTAATTTGATAGCAGCTAGTGCTTTTATGGAACCACTGAAGGAATGGATGTATATTGACAAAGAGGGTGCTCAAATTGGGCCTATGGAAAAAGATGCTATTAGAAGGTTATGGTCCAAGAAGGCTATTGATTGGACAACAAGATTTTGGGCTTCTGGGATGCTAGATTGGAAGAAGTTGAGAGATATTCGTGAGCTTCGTTGGGTACTTGCAAGTAGAGTTCCTGTCCTTACCCCACCTCAG GTTGGGGACACAGCTTTGTCCATATTGCATAGCATGGTGTCTGCACATTCAGATTTAGATGATGCTGGAGAGATTGTTACTCCAACTCCTAGAGTAAAAAGAATCTTGTCAAGTCCACGCTGCCTTCCACATATTGCACAG GCAATCCTTTCTGGGGAACCAAGTATTGTTGAGGCAGCTGCTGCTTTGCTGAAGGCCATTGTTACCCGCAATCCCAAAGCCATGATACGTCTATACAGCACAGGTGCATTTTATTTTGCGCTAGCTTATCCTGGGTCTAATCTACTCTCAATTGGGAAGCTCTTTGCTGTCACCCATGTCCATCAAGCATTTCATGGTGGTGAGGAGGCTGCAGTTTCGTCTTCTTTGCCTTTGGCAAAACGCAGTGTTCTTGGTGGACTTCTCCCTGAATCTTTGCTGTATGTACTGGAGCGTAGTGGTCCAGCGGCCTTTGCAGCAGCAATGGTTTCTGATTCTGACACTCCAGAGATAATATGGACTCACAAAATGAGGGCAGAAAATCTAATTCGTCAG GTTTTGCAGCATCTTGGCGATTTTCCTCAGAAACTGTCACAGCATTGCCATGTTTTATATGACTATGCCCCCATGCCTCCAGTGACATACCCTGAGTTGAGAGATGAAATGTGGTGTCACCGTTATTACCTCAGGAATCTATGTGATGAGATTCGTTTTCCAAATTGGCCAATTGTTGAACATGTAGAATTTCTGCAGTCATTACTTGTAATGTGGCGTGAAGAGTTGACAAGGAAGCCCATGGACCTTTCTGAAGAAGAAGCTTGCAAGATCCTCGAGATAACCTTGGAGGATGTATCTAGTGACGATGTAAATAATAAGAATTCTTTTGGGGGTGCAGACGAAGCATCTAGCTTATCAAAGCGGGTTGAGAACATCGATGAAGAAAAATTAAAGCGACAATACCGGAAACTCGCGATGAAATATCATCCTGACAAAAATCCTGAAGGAAGGGAAAAGTTTCTTGCTATACAGAAGGCCTATGAATGCCTCCAG GCTACCATGCAAGGGTTGCAAGGTCCTCAGCCTTGGAGATTGCTGCTTTTATTAAAGGGACAATGTATTTTATACAGAAGATATGGAGACATATTAGAGCCATTCAAATATGCTGGCTATCCCATGTTGCTGAGTGCCGTTACTGTTGATAAGGATGATAACAATTTTCTCTCTTCAGATAGAGCACCTCTTCTCATTGCTGCCTCAGAGCTCGTCTGGCTAAC ATGTGCTTTTTCTTCATTGAATGGTGAGGAGCTGGTAAGAGATGGAGGAGTATATCTTCTTGGAACTCTTCTTTCCCGTTGCATGTGTGTTGTTCAGCCAACTACTCTTGGAAATGAACCATCTGCCATAATTGTTACAAACATCATGCGAACATTTTCAGTTCTTAGTCAATTTGAGGCTGCCAGAGCTGAGATACTTGAGTTTTCAGGATTAATTGAGGACATTGTGCATTGCACTGAATTTGAGCTTGTACCTGCAGCAGTTGATGCTGCTTTACAGACGATTGCCAGTGTTTCTGTATCCTCTGAATTGCAGGATGCGTTATTGAAGGCGGGTGTTTTATG GTACCTTTTGCCACTGTTGCTTCAGTATGACTCGACTGCCGAAGAATCCAATGCAACAGAATCACACGGTGTTGGTGCTAGTGTTCAAATTGCAAAAAACATGCATGCCATAAGAGCATCCGAGGCTTTGTCAAGACTCAGCGGTTTGTATGGCGATGGGAGTTTAATACCTTACAATCAGACAGCTGCTGATGCTCTTAAAGTTTTACTAACTCCTAAACTTTCAAGCATGTTAAAAGATCAAATGCCCAAAGATTTACTTGCAAAATTAAACGCAAACCTGGAGTCACCAGAG ATTATCTGGAACTCTTCTACACGGGCAGAGCTACTGAAATTTGTGGATCAGCAACGCGCAGCACAAGGTCCTGATGGTTCATATGATATTAAAGATTCACATGACTTTATCTATGAAGCACTATCGAAAGAATTATTCATTGGCAATGTTTACCTGAGAGTCTACAACGATCAGCCAGACTCTGAAATTAGTGAACCAGAAGCTTTTTGTGTTGCTCTAATTGATTTCATATCCTGTCTTCTGCACAATCAGTGCGTTGAAGAGCCTAATCATAATGTTGAAGAGACCATTAATTTCACTGAGACTTCTGAGCATCTAAATGAGGTTGTTGATGGATCTGTCAATGAACATCAGATCCTGAATAATCCCGGCACAGTGTCTGATGAACAATCTGTAGGGAAGGAAGAACCTGAGCTGATTAAAAATCTCCGTTCTGCATTGATCTCCCTTCAG aACCTTCTGACTAGCAATCCAAATTTAGCAtccatattttctaataaaGACAAGTTGCTGCCTCTTTTTGAATGCTTTTCTGTGGCCGAAGCATCAGACAGCAACATTCCTCAACTTTGCTTAGCAGTGCTGTCACTCTTGACAGCACATGCTCCCTGCTTGCAAGCCATGGTTGCAGATGGGTCTAGTCTTCTGCTTTTATTGCAAATGCTTCACTCAGCTCCCAGTTGTCGTGAAGGGTCTCTCCATGTTCTCTATGCATTGGCAACCACACCAGAACTGGCCTGGGCAGCTGCTAAGCATGGTGGTGTTGTCTACATTCTTGAATTGCTCTTGCCTTTGACGG AAGAAATTCCACTCCAGCAAAGAGCTATGGCAGCCTCCTTGTTGGGCAAACTTGTTAGCCAACCAATGCATGGACCTAGAGTTGCGATAACACTTGCAAGGTTCCTTCCAGATGGCATTGTATCCATTATTAGGGATGGACCTGGTGAAGCTGTTGTAGTTGCCCTTGAGCAGACTACTGAGACACCAGAACTTGTATGGACACCGGCAATGGCAGCTTCCCTATCAGCTCAAATTTCCACTATGGCATCAGAGCTATATCGTGAGCAGATGAAGGGTCGTGTTGTTGATTGGGATGTGCCTGAACAGGCATCTGGACAGCAGGAAATGAGAGACGAGCCACAG GTTGGAGGCATCTATGTCCGTCTTTTTCTGAAAGATCCCAAATTCCCTCTAAGAAACCCTAAAAGATTTTTGGAAGGTCTACTGGATCAGTACTTGTCATCTATTGCCGCCACTCATTATGAGGCACAGGCTGTTGACCCAGAGCTTCCGTTGCTTCTTTCTGCTGCCCTGGTTTCGTTACTGCGTGTGCACCCTGCACTAGCTGATCATGTTGGGTATCTTGGATATGTACCTAAACTAGTTGCTGCGGTTGCATTTGAAGGAAGACGAGAAACAATGTCAACGGGTGAGATGAAAAACGGGAAGCATGCAGACAAAACAAATGGCCCAGATAATGAATCAACAGAGAACACACAAACTCCTCAAGAACGTGTGCGTCTGAGTTGTTTGCGTGTCTTGCATCAACTGGCAGCTAGTACCACATGTGCTGAAGCCATGGCAGCAACCAGTGTAGGATCACCTCAGGTAGACAACAACACATTCTATTTCAAGTGGTTAAGTTACATTCCATTTAtacaaactcattttttattaattgtgaATAGTGGCCCCTATTTTGGGAGGGAGCCTGCTGAAGAAAATGATCTTTGGTTTACATAG